One genomic region from Roseovarius sp. THAF9 encodes:
- a CDS encoding AzlD domain-containing protein: MNHDILYLIGGLAVATYAIRVLGLVTGNMIQRSRFAWVLDELPGLLIVALVASSLSSITQVGWLAAAITLMIAIYTNNVVLTMIGGVITFALVSNLL; this comes from the coding sequence ATGAACCATGACATTCTGTATCTGATTGGGGGGCTGGCAGTCGCTACCTATGCGATCCGCGTGCTTGGCCTGGTCACGGGGAACATGATCCAGAGGTCCCGCTTCGCTTGGGTGCTCGATGAGCTTCCAGGGCTCTTGATTGTGGCGCTCGTTGCCTCATCCCTGTCCAGCATCACTCAAGTTGGATGGCTGGCTGCGGCGATCACCCTGATGATCGCGATTTACACCAACAATGTCGTGCTGACCATGATCGGGGGCGTCATCACTTTCGCTTTGGTCAGTAACCTACTGTAA
- a CDS encoding AzlC family ABC transporter permease — protein MYTAAVTKSGFVAILPLAVGAALYGFAFGFLAVQLGVPWWSVPVMSGLVHAGSAQIVTVDQYAATSSVVGAVFAGAILNLRYIGIIASIADMLKGMPLWAKLISIHITSDESWALTVSEANKDRSIGARFLVEAGAVMILTWVTSTTMGAIAGSTVPDLEKLGLGFAFTAAFIAMGRGMWRGRSDLAPWAVTFAIAIFASRLGFATANSIVIATIGGLLFMQLLRFVRRQNHEP, from the coding sequence ATGTACACCGCAGCAGTCACCAAATCTGGCTTCGTTGCCATCCTCCCCCTGGCCGTGGGTGCCGCCCTCTACGGGTTCGCCTTCGGGTTCCTAGCTGTTCAGTTAGGCGTACCTTGGTGGTCAGTCCCTGTCATGAGCGGGCTGGTCCATGCCGGATCGGCGCAGATAGTCACAGTTGACCAGTATGCTGCGACATCAAGTGTCGTGGGGGCAGTCTTCGCAGGGGCTATTTTGAATCTGCGCTACATCGGAATCATTGCTTCCATTGCCGACATGCTCAAGGGGATGCCGCTTTGGGCGAAGCTCATTTCTATCCATATCACCAGTGATGAAAGCTGGGCGTTAACGGTCTCCGAAGCAAACAAAGACCGATCTATCGGCGCACGCTTCCTGGTTGAAGCCGGGGCGGTAATGATCCTGACCTGGGTGACATCGACGACTATGGGTGCCATCGCTGGTTCCACAGTGCCGGATCTTGAGAAACTTGGCCTGGGTTTCGCCTTTACGGCTGCGTTCATTGCTATGGGCCGAGGCATGTGGCGGGGCCGGTCCGACCTAGCCCCTTGGGCTGTCACGTTCGCGATTGCTATTTTTGCTTCCCGATTGGGATTTGCGACAGCGAATTCCATCGTCATCGCAACGATCGGGGGACTGCTTTTCATGCAGTTACTGCGCTTCGTCAGGAGGCAGAACCATGAACCATGA
- a CDS encoding Lrp/AsnC family transcriptional regulator, which translates to MDGLDRKILALVQSDSRITIQELAERTGASTASVQRRLRAMREAGTIKREVALLDQQALGLGITAVVSVDLERDSVEQTETFKRKAKNDPHVTNFYCIAGDSDFVMIVVAKNIQDYEAFTQRFFFADKNVRKFRTSIVVSTVKATLEMPL; encoded by the coding sequence ATGGATGGTTTGGATCGAAAAATTCTTGCTCTTGTTCAAAGCGACTCACGGATCACGATCCAGGAACTCGCGGAAAGAACGGGCGCTTCCACCGCTTCTGTTCAGCGCCGACTTCGCGCCATGCGCGAGGCCGGTACCATCAAACGGGAGGTCGCATTGCTCGACCAACAGGCCCTCGGCCTTGGGATTACGGCAGTTGTCTCGGTGGATCTTGAGCGGGACAGCGTCGAACAGACGGAAACCTTCAAGCGGAAGGCCAAAAACGACCCTCACGTCACAAATTTCTATTGTATCGCAGGGGACTCGGACTTCGTCATGATCGTCGTAGCGAAAAACATTCAAGACTATGAAGCCTTTACGCAGCGGTTTTTCTTCGCTGATAAGAATGTCAGGAAATTCCGGACTTCCATCGTTGTCTCCACAGTCAAGGCCACTTTGGAGATGCCGCTTTGA